A portion of the Lolium rigidum isolate FL_2022 chromosome 1, APGP_CSIRO_Lrig_0.1, whole genome shotgun sequence genome contains these proteins:
- the LOC124684061 gene encoding NADH dehydrogenase [ubiquinone] 1 beta subcomplex subunit 9-like, whose translation MSTTAGYLARRAGQKERVRLLYRRALKDTLNWAVHRHLFYQDASDLRDKFEANRNVENLDVIDRLIDDAEARQRNFQHPDPYIVPWAPGGTKFTRNPPPPEGIEIVYNFGKEEH comes from the exons atGTCGACGACGGCGGGGTACCTGGCGCGGCGCGCGGGGCAGAAGGAGCGGGTGCGGCTGCTCTACCGCCGCGCGCTCAAGGACACGCTCAACTGGGCCGTCCACCGCCACCTCTTCTACCAGGAC GCGTCGGATCTCAGGGACAAGTTCGAGGCCAACAGAAATGTG GAGAACCTGGACGTGATCGATAGGCTCATCGACGACGCGGAAGCGCGGCAGAGGAACTTCCAGCACCCGGATCCTTACATTG TTCCATGGGCCCCCGGTGGCACCAAATTCACAAGGAACCCTCCTCCACCTGAAGGG ATTGAGATTGTCTACAACTTTGGCAAAGAAGAACATTGA